Proteins encoded by one window of Acidobacteriota bacterium:
- a CDS encoding COX15/CtaA family protein yields MTHTLPDPRQRRADRWGPALVGGFGIAVAMWGLGYFGRLPTILLPAPPLLVGLVLCPVIGGLWLRRYPNVGGMSASLAGFTAGAINLLVLGSFVVDAQGSGAPSPAIWIPGSILITGVLAGLGYAVGTLLPRAAGPVRSWSSALAWVAVIATMVLLAAGGIVTSEEAGLAVVDWPNSFQYNMFLYPFSKMTGPVFYEHAHRLLGALVGLTTLVLTVFLWCVDDRKRVRRFALAALVLVTVQGILGGLRVTGKFTLSDDPSMTSPSLMLATVHGVLAQLFFSVLVALTAFTSPLWRSSVTPVALPSARGDRRLGIMLIAAVVLQLVLGAVQRHFDQLLMIHMATGIALVTPLAIHVGMRSWGRSETGGRMGRLGVLLAISIPLQLVLGIAAFVATRMATAPDGSVSGWMLFATAHQWFGAWILGLAVLLLCWNIRLVKPSQDA; encoded by the coding sequence ATGACACACACGCTTCCTGACCCGCGACAACGTCGGGCCGATCGTTGGGGGCCGGCCCTCGTCGGCGGGTTTGGGATCGCCGTCGCGATGTGGGGACTGGGTTACTTCGGTCGCCTGCCCACCATCCTGCTTCCTGCACCTCCACTCCTCGTCGGATTGGTGTTGTGTCCGGTGATCGGTGGCCTCTGGTTACGTCGCTACCCAAATGTCGGTGGGATGTCGGCGTCGCTCGCGGGCTTCACCGCCGGCGCGATCAATCTGCTGGTGCTGGGTAGCTTCGTCGTCGACGCTCAGGGAAGTGGCGCCCCGTCTCCGGCGATCTGGATCCCCGGCTCGATCCTGATCACGGGCGTGTTGGCCGGTCTTGGCTATGCCGTGGGTACCCTCCTTCCTCGTGCAGCGGGACCCGTGCGTTCCTGGTCGTCGGCCCTGGCGTGGGTCGCGGTCATCGCAACGATGGTCTTGCTGGCCGCCGGTGGCATCGTGACATCGGAAGAGGCGGGGCTGGCGGTCGTCGATTGGCCAAATTCGTTCCAGTACAACATGTTCCTCTATCCGTTCTCGAAGATGACGGGACCGGTCTTCTACGAACATGCGCACCGTCTTCTCGGTGCGCTCGTGGGACTGACGACACTTGTGCTGACGGTCTTCCTGTGGTGCGTGGATGATCGCAAGCGGGTCCGTCGCTTCGCGTTGGCTGCGCTTGTCCTTGTGACCGTGCAGGGCATCCTGGGCGGCCTCCGGGTCACGGGGAAGTTCACGCTGAGTGACGACCCGTCGATGACCTCGCCAAGTCTCATGTTGGCGACGGTCCACGGCGTCTTGGCCCAACTGTTCTTTTCCGTCCTCGTGGCGTTGACGGCCTTTACCTCACCGCTGTGGAGGTCGTCGGTCACGCCGGTCGCCCTCCCGTCTGCCCGTGGAGATCGGCGGTTGGGGATCATGCTCATCGCCGCTGTCGTCCTGCAACTGGTGCTCGGGGCCGTCCAACGGCACTTCGATCAACTCCTGATGATCCATATGGCCACCGGAATCGCCCTGGTCACGCCACTGGCGATCCACGTCGGGATGCGAAGCTGGGGACGGAGCGAGACCGGCGGTCGAATGGGTCGACTCGGGGTGCTGCTTGCCATTTCCATCCCGCTCCAGCTGGTCCTGGGGATCGCAGCGTTCGTGGCGACGCGAATGGCGACAGCGCCCGATGGCTCCGTGAGCGGATGGATGCTGTTCGCTACCGCACATCAGTGGTTCGGCGCGTGGATTCTCGGGTTAGCCGTCCTGTTGCTCTGCTGGAACATCCGTCTCGTAAAACCGTCGCAGGATGCCTGA